The proteins below are encoded in one region of Lactuca sativa cultivar Salinas chromosome 3, Lsat_Salinas_v11, whole genome shotgun sequence:
- the LOC111921637 gene encoding uncharacterized protein LOC111921637 isoform X1: MELQLTMLPLKDITPAARNNINTQFIILEKGKITLEGGQNKTCMGLVADETASVHFQLWNEECDAFEAGDIVRLSNGIFSYQRGNNLVLRAGKRGKVEKVGEFTMAFVESPNMSEILWAPDPNNSGKYVRGSVISTHSRIFPPTI; the protein is encoded by the exons ATGGAATT GCAACTAACAATGCTTCCATTAAAAGATATCACACCAGcagcaagaaacaacatcaacacaCAGTTCATAATTTTGGAAAAAGGGAAGATAACATTAGAAGGAGGACAAAACAAGACATGTATGGGATTAGTTGCAGATGAAACTGCATCTGTTCACTTTCAATTATGGAATGAAGAGTGTGATGCGTTTGAGGCAGGAGACATTGTTCGTTTGTCAAATGGGATATTTTCTTATCAACGTGGCAATAATCTTGTTTTGAGGGCAGGGAAAAGAGGGAAGGTGGAAAAAGTGGGAGAGTTTACAATGGCGTTTGTTGAGTCACCGAATATGAGTGAGATTTTGTGGGCCCCGGATCCGAATAATTCGGGGAAATACGTACGAGGGTCTGTAATTTCGACCCATTCACGTATTTTCCCACCAACCATTTAG
- the LOC111921636 gene encoding probable disease resistance RPP8-like protein 2, with the protein MADAVVEFLLENLKQLLLYNSDLIYGVKGQVDSLYRELSLMNAFLKDAKEKRNEYEYVRELVRQIRDVAYEAEDIIDTFVVNSAMQKERSTFSRIVHVFDYPTKLRSVAKDIESIKTKVKEIYDNKMFGIEALYTVESSNRASSSSQRRKPMVEEDNVVGFDEEAKELVSRLTNISELLEVVSIVGMGGLGKTTLAKKVFCDPAIEFHFFVRSWVYVSQEYNRKELLLAILTSVVDYPSEQMYKLNEEMLVEEIYKHLNGRRYLVVLDDVWTPDAWNDLKMAFPNQNCGSRILLTSRNTDVALIANPDSLPHHLKFLNDDESWELLSTKVFRRGSCPFELVELGATIARKCYGLPLAIVVVAGLLLKKDKTRDLWKKVAESVSSYVARDPKQCMDVLALSYKHLPDHLKVCFIYFGAFPEDYPIPVWKLLNLWVAEGFIQQKGQDCLEDLAEDYLEDLVERNLILVAKRRSNGRIKTCRVHDMLRDLCLKEASEEKFLQVIKGHQILDSNSLIIPYHRRLCVHSHVMNFIHSRPSGPHVRSFLCFPCEEKELSREHTSFIHESFKLVRVIDMMSINISRFPIEITQLVHLRYIALFGNFKVVPPSISKLWSLQSLIVETTSRDLDIQVDIWKMSQFRHLRTSGSSRLHGPKAKTRMDNEDPFVQRNIQTISTISPDSCTENILARTPNLKKLGIRGKLSLLMEEKRSGITCAPSLFDNFAKLDNLEKLKLLNDTFPRPPPEGKLRGLPSLYKFPPHLNKLTLSDTLLDWKHMSTIGMLPHLQVLKLKVYAFKGAEWEALDGGFRLLKVLQIGKTDLVVWKASGHHFPRLEHVVVEQCSNLLGIPVGLADVSALKSLELYHTPSAVDSARLIQQQKKMQQQMLVTSHGFKLLIYPPE; encoded by the coding sequence ATGGCGGATGCTGTGGTTGAATTTCTATTGGAGAATTTAAAGCAACTGCTACTTTACAACTCGGATTTGATATATGGAGTAAAGGGCCAAGTTGATTCTCTCTACAGAGAGCTCAGTTTGATGAATGCATTTCTCAAAGATGCAAAAGAGAAACGTAACGAATATGAATATGTAAGAGAATTAGTGAGACAAATCAGAGATGTAGCTTACGAAGCAGAAGACATCATTGACACATTTGTAGTTAACTCAGCCATGCAGAAAGAGAGAAGCACCTTCAGTAGAATCGTCCACGTATTTGATTACCCCACAAAGCTTCGATCTGTTGCAAAAGATATCGAATCCATCAAGACAAAAGTGAAGGAGATTTACGACAACAAGATGTTTGGCATTGAAGCTCTTTACACTGTCGAATCTTCAAACAGAGCTTCTTCTTCATCacaaagaagaaaacccatggttGAGGAAGACAATGTTGTTGGTTTCGATGAAGAGGCAAAAGAGTTAGTGAGTCGACTCACTAATATCTCCGAGTTGCTTGAAGTTGTGTCGATTGTGGGTATGGGTGGACTTGGGAAAACAACTCTTGCGAAGAAGGTGTTCTGTGATCCCGCCATTGAATTTCACTTCTTTGTGCGTTCTTGGGTTTATGTTTCTCAAGAATACAACCGAAAGGAATTACTTCTTGCCATATTAACTTCAGTTGTTGATTATCCTTCTGAACAAATGTATAAACTGAATGAGGAAATGTTGGTTGAagaaatatacaaacatttaAATGGTCGAAGATATCTAGTTGTGCTCGATGACGTGTGGACCCCAGATGCATGGAATGATCTTAAAATGGCATTTCCAAATCAAAACTGTGGAAGTAGAATCCTATTAACTAGTCGTAACACAGATGTAGCTTTAATTGCAAACCCCGATAGCCTCCCACATCATTTGAAATTTCTGAATGATGATGAAAGTTGGGAGCTACTTTCTACAAAAGTTTTCAGAAGAGGAAGTTGTCCATTTGAGCTTGTTGAACTTGGTGCAACAATTGCTAGAAAATGCTACGGATTACCTCTTGCGATTGTGGTAGTTGCTGGGCTTTTATTGAAGAAAGATAAGACGCGTGATTTGTGGAAAAAAGTTGCCGAAAGTGTTAGTTCGTATGTTGCAAGAGATCCGAAACAATGCATGGATGTATTAGCATTAAGTTATAAGCATTTACCTGATCATTTAAAGGTGTGTTTCATTTATTTCGGTGCTTTTCCTGAAGATTACCCGATACCCGTTTGGAAACTGTTAAATTTATGGGTGGCAGAAGGGTTTATTCAACAGAAAGGTCAAGATTGTTTGGAGGATTTAGCGGAAGATTATTTGGAAGATCTTGTTGAACGCAATCTGATATTAGTTGCTAAGAGGAGATCAAATGGAAGGATTAAAACATGTCGTGTTCATGATATGTTACGCGATTTATGCCTCAAAGAAGCATCAGAAGAAAAGTTTTTGCAAGTAATCAAAGGACATCAAATTCTAGATTCAAATTCGCTAATAATCCCTTATCACCGACGTCTTTGTGTTCATTCACATGTCATGAACTTTATTCACTCCAGACCTAGTGGACCCCACGTTCGTTCTTTTCTTTGTTTTCCTTGTGAGGAAAAGGAATTATCTCGAGAACATACGTCCTTCATCCATGAATCTTTTAAATTGGTTCGAGTTATAGACATGATGTCGATAAACATTTCCCGATTCCCGATTGAAATCACACAACTCGTTCATCTTCGCTACATCGCACTTTTTGGCAATTTTAAAGTTGTTCCTCCATCGATTTCAAAATTATGGAGTCTTCAATCTTTAATTGTTGAGACAACATCACGTGATCTTGACATTCAAGTTGACATATGGAAAATGTCGCAATTTCGCCATTTGCGTACGAGTGGGTCAAGTCGATTACATGGGCCGAAAGCGAAAACCCGGATGGATAACGAAGACCCGTTTGTACAAAGAAACATACAAACCATCTCCACGATTTCACCCGATAGTTGCACTGAAAACATCTTAGCGAGAACTCCCAATTTAAAAAAACTTGGAATTCGTGGAAAACTCTCGTTACTCATGGAGGAAAAGAGATCCGGAATTACGTGTGCTCCAAGTTTGTTTGACAATTTTGCTAAGCTTGATAACcttgaaaaattaaaattattaaacgacactttcccacgtccaCCACCTGAAGGTAAACTTCGGGGTCTTCCTTCACTCTACAAATTCCCTCCTCATTTAAACAAGTTGACTTTATCAGACACGTTATTGGATTGGAAGCATATGTCTACCATAGGGATGTTGCCTCATCTTCAAGTGCTTAAGCTAAAGGTGTATGCATTCAAGGGAGCTGAATGGGAAGCTCTTGATGGGGGTTTTCGGTTGCTTAAAGTGTTGCAAATTGGGAAGACTGATTTGGTTGTATGGAAGGCTTCGGGTCATCATTTCCCAAGACTAgaacatgttgttgttgagcaatGTAGCAACTTGTTGGGTATTCCTGTTGGTTTGGCAGATGTATCTGCACTAAAGAGTTTGGAGTTGTATCATACACCTTCTGCTGTAGATTCTGCTCGGTTAATTCAACAACAAAAGAAAATGCAACAACAAATGCTTGTTACAAGTCATGGGTTTAAGCTCCTAATTTATCCTCCCGAATAG
- the LOC111921637 gene encoding uncharacterized protein LOC111921637 isoform X2: protein MLPLKDITPAARNNINTQFIILEKGKITLEGGQNKTCMGLVADETASVHFQLWNEECDAFEAGDIVRLSNGIFSYQRGNNLVLRAGKRGKVEKVGEFTMAFVESPNMSEILWAPDPNNSGKYVRGSVISTHSRIFPPTI, encoded by the coding sequence ATGCTTCCATTAAAAGATATCACACCAGcagcaagaaacaacatcaacacaCAGTTCATAATTTTGGAAAAAGGGAAGATAACATTAGAAGGAGGACAAAACAAGACATGTATGGGATTAGTTGCAGATGAAACTGCATCTGTTCACTTTCAATTATGGAATGAAGAGTGTGATGCGTTTGAGGCAGGAGACATTGTTCGTTTGTCAAATGGGATATTTTCTTATCAACGTGGCAATAATCTTGTTTTGAGGGCAGGGAAAAGAGGGAAGGTGGAAAAAGTGGGAGAGTTTACAATGGCGTTTGTTGAGTCACCGAATATGAGTGAGATTTTGTGGGCCCCGGATCCGAATAATTCGGGGAAATACGTACGAGGGTCTGTAATTTCGACCCATTCACGTATTTTCCCACCAACCATTTAG